The DNA sequence AATGTTTTCTTCATCTACAACCGGCAGCCCGCTTATATTATGTTCTGAAAGAAGCCTCGCCGCCTCATGGAAATCATTGTCTTTTTTGACGGCGATTACGTTCCCGGTCATTATCTCGCCGACGGTGGTCCTGGCAGCGAGCCTCTGCCCCACGTGTTTCAGCGCTATTTCGTAAATCTTTCTCAGGTCTTCCTCAGTGACATCGATATAGGTTTTCATCTCACTGAGCGCTGCCCGTAAGTCTTCTTCGGAAATATTGCAGTCTTTTTGCGAATCGTCCATAACACTATTATCATCAAAACAGATGGATTTTCTTATGACGAAAATCATAGTTATGATTTAGCTCATGGCATCGCTTCTTCTTTAAATGGTATAAAAAAACATGAAGCTTACCGTTTACAGGAGGACCACCCAGGCAGCGTTCATACTTTTCATACTCCTCATGCCGGTCTTAAACATCTTCCGCTATGACGTGGATGCGAGGGCATTGATAGTCTTCGGTAATGTGTGGAGTCTCGGTCTGCCTCAGGGGTTTTATACTGACCGCAGTATCACAGGGTCGCTTCATGTGGCTTTGCGTTTTTTTCTCAAGGCGATACTGCCGTGGATATTGATTTTATCCGTATTCCCGCTTCTCGGCACGCTTACCGGGAGGTCCTTCTGCGGCTGGTTCTGCCCGGAGGGCGCGGTGTTCGAGCTTTTCGATTTCTTAACGGTAAAGATCTTCGGCAGGAGAAGCCTGTTCACAAAAAGGCCCAATGACCCCGGAGAACATGCGAAGAACAGGATGCCCTGCATAATCCTTTCTCTATTCTGTATGATCGCCATTCC is a window from the Nitrospirota bacterium genome containing:
- a CDS encoding CBS domain-containing protein — translated: MIFVIRKSICFDDNSVMDDSQKDCNISEEDLRAALSEMKTYIDVTEEDLRKIYEIALKHVGQRLAARTTVGEIMTGNVIAVKKDNDFHEAARLLSEHNISGLPVVDEENIVIGVVSEADILSTAGMKKGHTFKDILRHIFGEPLPERREGNKVKDIMTSPAITAKADDDIKEAARILDEKRIKRLPVVDEENRLIGVISRADIVRAIGSAK